The Mesomycoplasma ovipneumoniae genome window below encodes:
- the dnaX gene encoding DNA polymerase III subunit gamma/tau codes for MKNTNEYVAWYRKYRPTKFADVVGQQYLVESLKNIVKSKKFFHAYLFSGPRGTGKTSLAKIFANAINCTHKEQNSIDPCQNCLKNINNSIDIVEMDAASHNGVKEIREIVENSINLPQVSPYKIYILDEVHMLSTSAFNAFLKTLEEPPSHIIFILATTEVHKIPLTILSRVQRYNFLGLNKEQISQRLSQILNYEGVEYEEEALKSVCLLSHNSLRDAISILEQVVIFGNNFLSKKSVEELFGLVSSEKLVEFINVLFLADSQKAFDLLDKLLLQSKNFQILVESLINLVKEWIIWEKTQEEDLIEIYSTSDLANLKISHDFAFKFLDIGFSTLKDINHDKFQSLALEIFVMKILAFKKENLQEKSQPVLENSVKLAEKPKEELKIDAQESEENIEKEEKPPKKLEFVTVRDKNFGPNYNLSQKTNTQNLFSYNDPILDDDDDGDLDLHGSDDLAWESIFDRKIKNNLETKILKTQKSTKTGENFKNRDNAFNPLLDPEGASYQSNFLNKTESSNLNSTENIDFSNSFLNTNDKNTNDTAKKNDNFIDSSPKTNNQTSYFSKNEENDNNFSFDRNSYVNKFLKKNLPNDYLSVDEALNLILLGKKFYDTNREIYLDLRKKWSKNLLDFQYNFEFIDTVGVLKHAEILSLGSNFVCFFTKNPEYEELLIEKMEKEGDQVNQLLKTVFGQDIYGLALSNNLVEETKKRANEMRARGEKFVLKPFEKPKKRTISKADLQKLFFDE; via the coding sequence ATGAAAAATACAAATGAATATGTAGCTTGATATCGAAAATATCGACCTACTAAATTTGCTGATGTTGTTGGCCAACAATATTTAGTTGAAAGTTTAAAAAATATCGTTAAATCAAAAAAGTTTTTTCACGCTTATCTTTTTTCAGGCCCAAGAGGTACTGGAAAAACTTCACTTGCAAAAATATTTGCAAATGCAATAAATTGCACTCACAAAGAGCAAAATTCGATCGACCCGTGTCAAAATTGCCTTAAAAATATAAATAACTCTATTGATATAGTTGAAATGGACGCTGCTTCACATAATGGTGTTAAAGAAATCCGTGAAATTGTTGAAAATTCTATTAATCTACCTCAAGTTAGCCCATATAAAATTTATATTTTAGATGAGGTTCATATGCTTTCAACTTCAGCTTTTAACGCTTTTTTAAAAACTCTGGAAGAACCGCCAAGCCATATTATTTTCATTTTAGCAACTACCGAAGTTCATAAAATCCCTTTGACAATTCTCTCGAGAGTCCAGAGATATAATTTTCTTGGCCTAAATAAAGAGCAAATTTCACAACGACTTTCACAAATTTTAAACTATGAAGGCGTAGAATATGAAGAAGAAGCCCTAAAATCCGTGTGTTTATTAAGCCACAACAGTTTGCGGGATGCAATTTCAATTCTTGAGCAGGTGGTAATTTTTGGCAACAACTTTTTGAGTAAAAAAAGTGTTGAAGAACTTTTTGGACTAGTTTCAAGTGAAAAACTTGTTGAATTTATAAACGTTCTTTTTTTAGCTGATTCCCAAAAAGCCTTTGATTTATTAGATAAACTTTTATTACAAAGTAAAAATTTTCAAATTTTAGTTGAGTCATTAATAAATTTAGTCAAAGAGTGAATTATATGAGAAAAAACTCAAGAAGAAGACTTAATTGAAATTTATTCAACTTCTGATTTGGCAAATTTAAAAATTAGTCACGATTTTGCTTTTAAATTTTTAGATATTGGCTTTTCAACTTTAAAAGACATTAATCATGATAAGTTTCAAAGTTTAGCCCTTGAAATTTTTGTTATGAAAATTCTTGCTTTTAAAAAGGAAAACTTGCAAGAAAAAAGCCAACCTGTTTTAGAAAATTCAGTCAAATTAGCTGAAAAACCAAAAGAAGAGCTAAAAATCGACGCTCAAGAAAGTGAGGAAAATATTGAAAAAGAGGAAAAACCACCAAAAAAATTAGAGTTTGTTACTGTCCGTGATAAAAATTTTGGCCCAAATTATAATTTGAGTCAAAAAACAAATACCCAAAATTTATTTAGTTATAATGATCCAATTCTTGATGACGATGATGATGGCGATTTAGATTTACATGGTAGCGATGATTTGGCTTGGGAATCAATTTTTGACCGTAAAATCAAAAATAATTTAGAGACAAAAATCTTAAAAACTCAAAAAAGCACTAAAACAGGGGAAAATTTTAAAAACAGGGACAATGCTTTTAATCCTTTGTTAGACCCCGAGGGCGCTAGTTATCAAAGTAATTTTTTAAATAAAACTGAAAGTTCAAATTTGAATTCGACTGAAAACATCGATTTTTCCAACTCATTTTTAAATACTAATGATAAAAATACTAATGATACTGCCAAAAAAAATGATAATTTCATTGATTCAAGTCCAAAAACAAATAATCAAACATCATATTTTAGTAAAAATGAAGAAAATGACAATAATTTTTCATTTGATAGAAATTCATACGTAAATAAATTTTTAAAAAAGAATTTGCCAAATGATTATTTGTCAGTTGATGAGGCGCTAAATCTTATACTTTTGGGAAAAAAATTTTATGACACAAACCGTGAAATTTATTTAGATTTACGCAAAAAATGGAGTAAAAATTTGTTAGATTTTCAGTATAATTTTGAATTCATAGATACTGTTGGAGTATTAAAACATGCAGAAATTCTTTCATTAGGATCTAATTTTGTGTGTTTTTTTACTAAAAATCCAGAATATGAAGAATTACTAATTGAGAAAATGGAAAAAGAAGGCGACCAAGTCAACCAGTTATTAAAAACCGTTTTTGGTCAGGATATCTATGGTCTTGCTTTAAGTAATAATCTTGTTGAAGAAACAAAGAAAAGGGCAAATGAAATGAGAGCGCGCGGAGAAAAATTTGTGCTAAAACCTTTTGAAAAACCAAAAAAACGCACTATTTCTAAGGCAGATTTACAAAAACTATTCTTT
- a CDS encoding alpha/beta fold hydrolase, which produces MMVHSKITVENEDIFYFLEETGKQKILFLHGFNSSHNFIFQLKKKQNRNYDIVSFDFPGCGQSTNNNEINIKNYQKIAASFIKNLNLNIQIVIGHSLGGAIALYILSENLAKKAILVAPLNPFILGKNSQSQVEKLSNWLLPQDIISATDSLEHLVFTDKFSYKKNLAKNAINFLDNVTKKREIFRKIVFEEIFNLEWLKTELLPLYQQNNNYFLIAGVEDNFVPIESLRKVSENFNKNLIKFEQTGHAVFFERSDEINTEIEKILEI; this is translated from the coding sequence ATGATGGTTCATTCTAAAATTACTGTTGAAAATGAGGATATTTTTTATTTTTTAGAAGAAACTGGAAAGCAAAAAATATTATTTTTACACGGATTTAATTCAAGTCATAATTTCATTTTTCAACTTAAAAAGAAACAAAATCGTAATTATGATATTGTTTCTTTTGATTTTCCTGGTTGTGGTCAAAGCACTAATAATAATGAAATTAATATTAAAAATTACCAAAAAATTGCAGCTAGTTTCATTAAAAATCTTAATTTAAATATCCAAATTGTAATCGGTCACTCACTTGGTGGAGCTATTGCTCTTTATATTTTAAGTGAAAATTTAGCAAAAAAAGCAATTTTAGTTGCTCCACTCAATCCTTTTATTTTAGGTAAAAATTCGCAAAGCCAAGTTGAAAAATTATCAAATTGGCTTTTGCCTCAAGACATTATATCTGCAACAGATAGTCTTGAACATTTAGTTTTTACTGATAAATTTAGTTATAAGAAAAATTTAGCAAAAAATGCTATTAATTTTCTTGATAATGTCACAAAAAAGAGAGAGATTTTTAGAAAGATTGTTTTTGAAGAAATCTTTAACTTGGAATGGCTCAAAACTGAATTGTTACCGCTTTACCAACAAAATAATAATTATTTTTTAATTGCTGGTGTTGAAGACAATTTTGTGCCAATAGAAAGTCTTCGCAAAGTTTCTGAGAATTTTAATAAAAATCTTATAAAATTTGAACAAACTGGTCATGCAGTTTTTTTCGAAAGAAGTGATGAAATTAACACTGAAATTGAAAAAATTCTAGAAATTTAA
- a CDS encoding lipoate--protein ligase → MKIYTTKKTSPFYTLVCEEMILKDDQNQDDILYFYQHNNAIIIGKNQNIYEEIKLEEVEKQRIEIYRRLSGGGAVYHDLGNINFSFITKKQNHSYQKFLTPIIEFFKSFGLDAEFKGRNDLIVNGAKVSGNAQIIYKDRIVHHGTILFNANLAKLGQVLKPNRLKIESKGIKSIRQRVTNILHEIEEQIEDSEFISRLITFFENKYQTKAQDVETYFQDGRISQKDFQEVQNLRQSREWVFGSNPYFSYENIARTSGGILKVLANIEKNHIVKIKFEGDFLSQRSIEEIQEILENKEFTRSIIESELLQITNLDEYFGAIPLNEILDTIFGS, encoded by the coding sequence ATGAAGATTTATACTACTAAAAAAACAAGCCCATTTTACACATTAGTTTGCGAGGAAATGATTCTAAAAGATGACCAGAATCAGGACGATATTTTATATTTCTACCAACATAATAATGCAATAATTATCGGTAAAAATCAAAATATTTACGAGGAAATTAAGCTTGAGGAAGTTGAAAAACAAAGAATTGAAATTTATCGTCGACTTTCTGGAGGTGGTGCTGTTTATCACGATTTAGGAAACATTAATTTTTCATTTATAACTAAAAAACAGAATCACAGTTACCAAAAATTCTTGACACCGATTATAGAATTTTTTAAATCTTTTGGTTTAGATGCTGAATTCAAAGGTAGAAATGATCTAATAGTTAATGGGGCTAAAGTTTCGGGCAATGCTCAAATAATTTACAAAGATAGAATTGTTCACCATGGAACAATTCTATTTAATGCTAATTTGGCAAAATTAGGTCAAGTATTAAAACCAAATCGATTAAAAATTGAGTCCAAAGGAATAAAATCTATACGTCAACGGGTAACAAATATTTTGCATGAAATTGAAGAACAAATCGAAGATTCTGAGTTTATTTCAAGACTAATCACATTTTTTGAAAATAAATATCAAACAAAAGCACAAGATGTTGAAACTTATTTTCAAGATGGGAGAATATCTCAAAAAGATTTTCAAGAAGTTCAAAACCTAAGACAATCTAGAGAATGAGTTTTTGGTTCAAATCCTTATTTTAGCTATGAAAATATAGCCCGAACTAGTGGCGGAATTTTAAAAGTGCTTGCAAATATTGAGAAAAATCACATTGTTAAAATAAAATTTGAAGGTGATTTCTTATCCCAAAGATCAATTGAGGAAATTCAAGAAATTTTAGAAAATAAGGAATTTACTAGATCAATTATAGAATCAGAACTTCTTCAAATTACAAATCTTGATGAATATTTTGGCGCAATTCCCCTTAATGAAATTTTGGATACAATTTTTGGAAGCTAA